One part of the Chloroherpetonaceae bacterium genome encodes these proteins:
- a CDS encoding T9SS type A sorting domain-containing protein: INQTVGTSNIDLQIGFNIAQPTATSSPFTSVDYSLSGTAVAGNGNDYIILPSGTGPPTDTKNEEITPNALGRVTFDDGITSDNVLMLRIFGSSVYKTPRTIVLTLQNPQSGTLATTNTVLTINLTYSAPQPTVQFAVASGSGLETSSPVSITVTLSAVSGSPVTVNFSQTGGTATSPADYSFITTSPLTIPAGSTTGAIQLSVVNNPADQPDRDIQITLSAPNGATLGSPSVFTYTILDVPAIGDVGPGGVGSSSTNLLWLRADAGTSTTTNNQPVSQWNDQSGNGRNATQNAAAQQPLYLANAVNNRPALRFDGTNDILLLTGSNSISNQVGTLLIVARRNPPGQNNWQPLFVSPYFYPFVRTDAQVAFGMWASGPSTQYYQPFPTDVGTAFRVMGFRQAGGGTGNLRMFLDGAESGATHAGATAAYGAATGIGGDPVSTTWSFPGDIAEVIFYNNALNVARRIIVENYLSAKYDINISGSGNDRYAGDTPANGNYDFDVQGIGTSDGTFANRHASARRGGGLHLQQRNNSLNAANEYLFSGHNNVPAVPLSQSDLPSGVTDRWSRIWYLDKTGSIDAQLIFDFGDAGVSIMPGNPTNYRLLYRSGLAGAFAEVTVAATQVQGDQVIFDVDNANLNDGYYTIGTTNPVDSPLPVELVSFTLTPKERGVLVEWETASELNNAGFILQRSISREGQYTEIASYRTHDALVGLGTSPTGKKYAYFDNDRLQAGQTYFYKLADVDFNGVITEHSVREITLPREYSLSQNYPNPFNPTTTIEFSLRQDGRTVLEVFNVLGQRVAVLVDGELKAGTYRYVFNASGLSSGMYFYRLRSSTFVATKKMLLLR, from the coding sequence ATCAACCAAACGGTCGGCACGTCCAACATTGACCTTCAGATCGGTTTCAACATTGCTCAGCCAACGGCGACTTCTTCGCCCTTCACATCGGTGGATTACAGTTTGAGCGGCACCGCCGTGGCGGGCAATGGCAATGATTACATCATTTTGCCAAGCGGCACAGGACCGCCAACGGACACAAAGAACGAGGAAATTACGCCAAATGCGCTCGGACGGGTGACATTTGACGACGGCATCACAAGCGACAATGTGCTAATGCTGCGCATTTTTGGCAGTTCGGTCTATAAGACGCCGCGCACGATTGTCCTAACGCTTCAGAATCCGCAGAGCGGCACGCTGGCGACGACCAACACGGTGCTGACCATCAATCTGACTTACTCGGCGCCGCAGCCGACGGTGCAGTTTGCGGTGGCATCGGGTTCGGGGCTTGAGACCAGTTCGCCCGTAAGCATCACGGTAACGCTCTCGGCAGTTTCAGGTTCGCCCGTTACGGTGAATTTTTCGCAAACGGGCGGCACGGCGACAAGCCCAGCGGATTACAGTTTCATCACGACCAGTCCGCTGACGATTCCTGCGGGGAGCACGACGGGAGCGATACAGCTGAGCGTGGTGAATAACCCTGCTGACCAACCTGACCGAGACATACAGATTACGCTGAGCGCGCCCAACGGCGCAACGCTCGGTTCGCCATCGGTTTTCACCTATACGATACTGGATGTGCCTGCGATTGGCGATGTGGGTCCGGGTGGAGTGGGCAGTAGCAGCACAAACCTATTGTGGTTGCGGGCGGATGCGGGGACATCAACAACCACAAATAACCAGCCCGTTAGTCAGTGGAACGACCAATCGGGCAACGGTCGCAACGCCACGCAGAACGCAGCGGCTCAACAACCGCTCTACCTTGCCAACGCCGTCAATAATCGCCCCGCTTTGCGCTTTGACGGCACCAATGACATACTGCTCCTGACCGGTTCCAATTCCATCAGTAACCAAGTGGGCACGCTGCTGATAGTGGCGCGTCGCAATCCGCCAGGTCAGAACAACTGGCAACCGCTGTTTGTGTCGCCGTATTTTTACCCGTTTGTGCGCACGGATGCGCAAGTGGCTTTTGGAATGTGGGCGAGCGGACCATCAACGCAGTATTATCAGCCGTTTCCGACGGATGTTGGGACGGCGTTTCGGGTGATGGGGTTTCGTCAAGCGGGCGGGGGAACGGGGAATCTGCGAATGTTTTTGGATGGAGCGGAGAGTGGAGCGACGCATGCTGGGGCGACGGCGGCATATGGGGCGGCGACGGGGATTGGAGGGGACCCTGTCAGCACAACTTGGTCGTTTCCAGGGGACATTGCGGAGGTGATTTTTTACAACAATGCGCTCAATGTGGCAAGACGCATCATCGTGGAAAATTATCTGTCAGCGAAGTATGACATCAACATTAGCGGCAGTGGCAATGACCGTTATGCTGGCGATACGCCCGCCAACGGCAATTACGACTTTGATGTGCAAGGCATCGGCACATCCGACGGCACATTTGCCAACCGCCACGCCAGCGCTCGGCGAGGCGGCGGCTTGCACTTGCAACAGCGCAACAATTCTCTCAATGCGGCAAACGAGTATCTCTTCTCTGGGCATAACAATGTGCCTGCCGTGCCACTTTCGCAATCCGATTTGCCATCGGGCGTAACGGACCGATGGTCAAGAATCTGGTATCTGGACAAAACAGGCTCAATTGACGCTCAACTCATCTTTGATTTCGGCGACGCAGGCGTGAGCATTATGCCCGGCAATCCCACAAACTATCGCTTGCTCTATCGTTCAGGGCTTGCTGGCGCGTTTGCAGAGGTTACCGTCGCCGCAACGCAGGTTCAAGGCGACCAAGTGATTTTTGATGTTGATAATGCGAATCTTAATGATGGTTACTACACCATCGGCACGACGAACCCCGTAGATAGCCCGCTGCCCGTAGAACTCGTCTCCTTCACGCTTACGCCCAAAGAACGCGGCGTGCTCGTGGAGTGGGAGACGGCCTCAGAACTCAATAATGCAGGCTTTATTTTGCAGCGTAGCATCAGCCGAGAAGGTCAATACACCGAAATTGCCTCTTATCGCACACACGATGCATTAGTCGGGCTTGGCACTTCTCCCACTGGAAAAAAGTATGCTTACTTCGATAATGACCGCTTACAAGCTGGACAGACTTACTTTTACAAACTTGCCGATGTAGACTTCAACGGCGTCATCACTGAGCACTCGGTGAGAGAAATTACGCTGCCTCGTGAGTATAGCCTTTCACAAAACTATCCCAACCCATTTAATCCAACGACAACCATAGAGTTTTCATTGCGTCAAGATGGACGCACGGTTTTGGAGGTTTTCAATGTGTTAGGTCAGCGCGTCGCTGTGTTAGTAGATGGTGAGCTGAAAGCAGGGACCTACCGATATGTGTTTAATGCATCAGGACTTTCCTCAGGGATGTATTTTTATCGCTTGCGTAGCAGCACTTTTGTCGCAACGAAGAAAATGTTGCTCTTGCGCTAA
- a CDS encoding response regulator → MSAPKKTLLVVDDEDLIRDLLADILSENYNLILCKDGAEGVKKFDEHFHHLSGVITDLVMPKLSGDRLIQHIRQKAPEMPILIITGYERETDLLSIQKSGNIKTLQKPFKIEKLHTTLQALLNPA, encoded by the coding sequence ATGAGTGCCCCAAAGAAAACGCTGCTCGTTGTTGATGACGAAGACCTCATCAGGGATTTGCTAGCCGATATTTTGTCTGAAAATTACAACCTGATTTTATGCAAAGATGGTGCAGAGGGTGTGAAAAAATTTGATGAGCACTTTCATCACCTCTCGGGCGTGATTACTGATTTGGTGATGCCAAAGCTCAGTGGTGACCGACTCATTCAGCACATTCGGCAGAAAGCACCCGAAATGCCTATTTTGATTATCACCGGCTACGAGCGCGAAACAGACTTGCTGAGCATTCAAAAAAGTGGCAATATCAAAACGCTGCAAAAGCCCTTCAAGATTGAAAAGCTGCACACAACCCTCCAAGCCCTGCTCAATCCGGCCTGA
- a CDS encoding tetratricopeptide repeat protein codes for MMLKSTPSLQGRVDLINRAAWDLRHSEPDTALSLCDDAIKLSQSSNYIQGLAEAFRIRGYCRWRKGDYDAALQDTLQALNIFQDLDNKSGQISSLNTLGHIYYKKGDAKQALEHYQKSLALNQAIGDKKGEATALNNIGGIYASLGEHSQAIQYHESSLKIRQAIRDRVGEANSLSHLAASFAHLGDYKQSLDYHERSLKLRISLGDKKGEATTLQSIANIYYNLGQYAKSLEYYERTLKIKEALGEEQSACYILNCIGNIYAYLGNYDKALEYHQRSLKLQEATGDKQGESDTLLRIGKIFSRQQNTEKASEFFQRALSLAEEIKHSNSARAAKPAASPPTELLSSEESTLSELLPTLNRGTLGTTELSLSSSELKGYSSPTPDTADALPSPASPESSEHAALSSAIKSTLTPTPSPSVPAASASLNSSSAAEPVKRKRGRPTNVPEGVKPKKITYYLKNPVLEKKLKLLSVETSRDLSDLTTEALEDLLKKYGFT; via the coding sequence ATGATGCTGAAGTCGACCCCAAGCCTGCAGGGTCGTGTCGATTTAATCAACCGCGCTGCTTGGGACCTTCGCCACTCTGAACCTGACACTGCGCTTTCACTATGCGACGATGCAATTAAGCTCTCTCAAAGCTCCAACTACATTCAAGGCTTGGCCGAAGCCTTTAGGATTCGTGGCTACTGCCGCTGGCGCAAGGGCGACTATGATGCTGCGCTTCAAGATACGCTTCAAGCTCTCAACATCTTTCAAGACTTGGACAATAAATCGGGGCAAATTTCCTCGCTAAATACGCTCGGTCACATCTACTACAAGAAAGGCGACGCCAAACAAGCCTTAGAGCACTATCAAAAGTCTTTGGCACTTAACCAAGCAATTGGCGATAAGAAAGGGGAAGCGACCGCCCTCAACAACATCGGTGGCATCTATGCCAGCCTTGGCGAACATAGTCAAGCCATTCAGTATCACGAAAGCAGCCTCAAAATCCGCCAAGCCATACGCGACCGTGTCGGTGAAGCCAATTCACTCAGCCACCTTGCTGCATCATTTGCACATCTTGGTGACTACAAACAGAGCTTGGACTACCACGAGCGCAGCTTGAAACTGCGTATCTCACTCGGCGATAAAAAAGGCGAAGCAACCACCCTGCAAAGCATCGCCAACATTTACTACAACTTGGGTCAATACGCTAAATCTTTGGAGTATTACGAGCGCACCTTAAAAATCAAAGAGGCACTGGGTGAAGAGCAAAGCGCTTGCTACATCTTAAACTGCATCGGCAACATCTATGCCTACCTTGGCAATTACGATAAAGCGCTGGAATACCATCAGCGTAGCTTGAAATTACAAGAAGCCACTGGCGACAAGCAGGGAGAATCCGATACGCTCCTACGCATTGGCAAAATCTTTTCACGCCAGCAGAATACGGAGAAAGCCAGTGAGTTTTTCCAGCGCGCACTCAGTCTTGCTGAAGAAATCAAACACAGCAACTCTGCTCGCGCTGCAAAACCTGCTGCTTCGCCGCCAACCGAACTGCTTTCTTCTGAGGAATCCACTCTGTCTGAGCTATTGCCCACTCTGAATCGTGGCACTCTTGGCACAACTGAACTTTCTTTGTCTTCTTCTGAGCTGAAAGGTTACAGCTCACCTACACCTGACACAGCCGATGCACTTCCCTCACCAGCCTCTCCTGAGTCCAGCGAACACGCTGCGCTTTCTTCGGCAATAAAGTCCACGCTTACGCCCACGCCTTCACCGAGCGTGCCTGCAGCCAGTGCGTCACTCAATTCATCGTCTGCGGCTGAACCTGTTAAGCGTAAGCGCGGTCGCCCAACCAATGTGCCAGAGGGTGTTAAGCCAAAGAAAATTACCTACTACCTAAAAAACCCTGTCTTGGAAAAAAAGTTGAAGCTACTTAGCGTCGAAACCTCACGCGACCTTTCTGACCTTACAACTGAAGCCTTAGAAGACCTTCTTAAAAAATACGGCTTTACATAA
- a CDS encoding pentapeptide repeat-containing protein produces MRHLSDRDIWMLIALSSFGEHFRPLNLQGADLSGADLKHAFLQNANFTDANLSYANLEKANLYQAYLHDANFSYANLQGADLSNAYIRGTNFQGADLRGANFSGALIKDANFTDAQIDIKTKGLIY; encoded by the coding sequence ATGCGTCATCTTTCCGACCGCGACATTTGGATGCTGATTGCCCTTTCATCATTTGGCGAACACTTTCGTCCGCTGAATTTGCAAGGTGCTGACCTTTCAGGCGCTGACTTGAAACATGCATTTTTGCAAAATGCAAATTTCACAGATGCAAACCTTTCCTACGCCAACTTGGAAAAAGCTAACCTGTATCAAGCTTATTTGCATGACGCCAATTTCTCTTATGCTAACTTGCAAGGTGCTGATTTAAGTAATGCATACATTCGTGGCACGAATTTTCAAGGAGCAGATTTGCGGGGTGCCAATTTCTCTGGCGCGCTTATCAAAGACGCAAACTTCACTGATGCTCAGATTGACATCAAAACAAAAGGGCTTATTTACTGA
- a CDS encoding S8 family peptidase, with protein sequence MRVTQLVKFVLCSYGLFQASVGQAQPIEGTVQKSLLQKCSPALLNIWQRAKLNEPLKVAVELSRKSVRAYKPEELLSQRAIQRRQKMVKAGVLPSLITPEDLPFEPSDLEKLRQAGLKIRHCIKSLNLVSGEIASARLPELLRMEEVTHAEVLVPSKAAQRRKDIDDNEPIEALFLEKTLPSAVGREPEQPALSQLDYGQSLTQLALSRIPEVHRLGFTGQGVLIANFDAGFANLSHEAFRSLRVVARYDFVARSPELGAHSHGTATMGVLAGYQAGRLIGVAFNAHYALARTEDARSETPIEEDNWAAAAEWADSLGADIITSSLGYSVFDPPFPPYTWREMNGRTAISTRAAARAAQVGIVVVNSAGNGGTVALPANTLVAPADADTVIAVGAVNSQGVRAAFSSVGPTADGRIKPDVMAMGAGVLTVGAASPTSYGFVNGTSFSCPIVAGVAALLLSANPSLTPVEIRTALRETASLHRTPNREMGWGIVNALDALNRVRGIASVREHVAKPSQFKLEQNYPNPFNPSTTIVYELPYPCAVNLRVYDALGREVATLVSSMQQAGRYAVQFSATALPSGIYFYRLQADAFSETKKMLLQK encoded by the coding sequence ATGAGGGTTACGCAACTTGTAAAATTCGTGCTTTGTAGTTACGGGCTTTTCCAAGCCAGTGTGGGGCAAGCGCAGCCTATTGAGGGCACAGTGCAAAAAAGTCTCTTGCAAAAGTGCTCGCCAGCTTTGCTGAACATTTGGCAGCGTGCAAAGCTAAACGAGCCGCTGAAGGTGGCAGTCGAACTCTCTCGCAAGTCAGTTCGAGCCTACAAGCCTGAGGAGTTACTTTCGCAGAGAGCGATTCAGCGGCGTCAAAAGATGGTAAAGGCTGGGGTGTTACCCAGTCTTATCACACCTGAGGATTTACCCTTTGAGCCAAGCGATCTTGAAAAACTCAGGCAGGCTGGACTAAAAATTCGGCACTGCATCAAGTCCTTGAACTTGGTAAGTGGTGAAATCGCGTCAGCACGTTTGCCTGAGCTGCTACGCATGGAGGAAGTAACTCACGCTGAGGTGCTGGTGCCGAGCAAAGCCGCACAGCGCAGAAAAGACATAGATGACAACGAACCAATTGAGGCGCTCTTCTTAGAAAAAACACTGCCCAGTGCAGTGGGCAGAGAGCCAGAACAACCCGCTCTGTCGCAATTGGACTATGGGCAATCGCTAACGCAACTGGCGCTATCCAGAATCCCTGAAGTGCATCGATTAGGCTTTACAGGGCAAGGGGTCTTAATTGCCAACTTCGATGCTGGCTTTGCGAATCTTTCGCACGAAGCATTTCGCTCACTGCGCGTGGTAGCGCGCTACGATTTTGTTGCACGCTCACCAGAGCTGGGGGCACATTCACATGGCACGGCCACAATGGGGGTTCTTGCAGGGTATCAAGCTGGGCGACTCATTGGCGTAGCGTTCAATGCACACTATGCGCTAGCACGCACTGAAGATGCACGAAGCGAAACACCGATTGAAGAAGACAACTGGGCGGCTGCTGCAGAGTGGGCAGATAGTCTCGGAGCCGACATTATTACAAGTTCGCTGGGGTATAGTGTCTTTGATCCGCCTTTTCCGCCTTACACGTGGCGAGAAATGAACGGTCGCACGGCTATCTCAACCCGAGCAGCAGCACGTGCTGCGCAAGTAGGGATTGTGGTCGTGAATAGTGCAGGCAACGGTGGAACGGTAGCACTGCCTGCGAACACCCTTGTCGCACCCGCTGATGCAGACACGGTCATTGCTGTGGGCGCCGTCAACAGTCAAGGCGTGCGTGCGGCATTCAGCTCTGTGGGGCCGACAGCCGACGGACGCATCAAGCCTGATGTGATGGCAATGGGTGCGGGAGTGTTGACCGTGGGCGCAGCCAGTCCAACAAGCTATGGCTTCGTGAATGGCACATCGTTCTCTTGCCCGATTGTAGCCGGTGTGGCCGCGCTACTCTTATCAGCCAATCCGTCTCTGACACCCGTAGAGATACGCACGGCGCTGCGTGAGACAGCAAGTCTGCACCGCACACCAAATCGTGAGATGGGCTGGGGAATCGTGAATGCGCTCGATGCCCTAAACCGTGTGCGAGGAATTGCATCGGTGCGTGAGCACGTGGCAAAGCCAAGCCAATTCAAGTTAGAGCAGAATTATCCCAATCCATTCAACCCAAGCACCACAATTGTCTACGAGCTGCCATATCCCTGTGCGGTCAATCTAAGAGTGTATGATGCCTTGGGCAGAGAAGTCGCAACGCTGGTGAGTAGCATGCAGCAAGCAGGGCGGTATGCGGTGCAGTTTTCTGCCACAGCGCTCCCAAGTGGCATTTACTTCTACAGGCTTCAAGCAGACGCATTTTCGGAGACAAAAAAGATGCTATTGCAAAAGTAG
- a CDS encoding TonB-dependent receptor: MKRTTFIFILVLSPALLFAQTLSVKDRETGQPLASVKIFSQSPPFSGTTNRQGQADISALKEAKQIRIWLYGYKALTLSYAALQERNFEVQLEPSSFSTSEIVVSASKWSQQKRDVPNKITTISAKDVALYNPQTAADLLGVSGEVFIQKSQQGGGSPMIRGFATHRLLYSVDGVRMNTAIFRAGNIQNVISLDPFAIENTEIFFGPGSVIYGSDAIGGVMNFQTLSPKLAPTSESPIITGSAVGRFSSANREQTGHLDLNVGWKNFALLTSFSSHSFDDLLMGRHGPQEYLRTFYVQRIDSIDRIVTNDNPLLQRPNAYSQINLMQKVRWQPTENWDAQYAFHFSETSEYARYDRLIETTSAGVPRSAVWNYGPQKWVMHHLSLSHSQPNALYDALSLSLALQFFEESRIDRNFSGSQRFRLRTQLEEVTAYSINLDFSKSIGDHQLYYGVEAVFNHVRSTGTGVDIRTNTPVAVADRYPQSNWSSLAAYLSYQYRFSEQVLLRGGVRYNQFANVSDFTRNLPFFPFDFTSASLNNGAIIGSLGAIFTPGDGWTVSLNASSGFRAPNVDDIGKIFEQPQRTVIVPNPNLRAEYAYNAELGLSKSFGDFAKVELYGYYTLLEGALVRRDFQVNGRDSIFYDGSLQRVQAIQNAAFARVYGFNASVDVQFPLGFRFSSRLNYQLGREEMDDGQVSPSRHAAPLFGLSRLAFTAQNLDAEFYAMYSGEVSFENLNVEERGKPHIYARDASGNPYSPSWLTLNFKALYRFSETLSVSAGIENLADVRYRPYSSGLVAPGRNFILSLRAAI; encoded by the coding sequence ATGAAGCGCACTACTTTCATTTTCATACTCGTGCTTTCCCCCGCTTTGCTTTTTGCACAAACGCTTTCCGTCAAAGACCGTGAAACAGGTCAGCCCTTAGCGTCCGTTAAAATTTTTAGTCAGTCACCGCCCTTCTCAGGCACTACAAATCGGCAAGGGCAAGCTGACATTTCTGCTCTAAAAGAGGCAAAGCAAATTCGCATCTGGCTGTATGGGTATAAGGCACTCACGCTAAGCTATGCGGCGTTGCAAGAGAGAAATTTCGAGGTGCAGCTCGAACCGTCATCGTTTTCCACAAGTGAAATCGTCGTGAGCGCAAGCAAGTGGAGCCAGCAAAAACGCGATGTGCCAAACAAAATCACGACGATTTCTGCTAAGGATGTTGCACTCTACAACCCGCAGACCGCTGCCGATTTACTGGGTGTGTCAGGCGAGGTCTTCATTCAGAAAAGTCAGCAGGGAGGCGGTAGCCCAATGATTCGTGGTTTTGCGACGCATCGCTTGCTTTACTCTGTCGATGGCGTTCGAATGAACACAGCTATCTTTCGCGCCGGCAACATTCAAAATGTCATCTCGCTTGACCCTTTTGCGATTGAGAATACCGAGATTTTTTTCGGTCCTGGCTCTGTGATTTACGGCAGCGATGCAATTGGCGGTGTGATGAACTTTCAGACGCTTTCGCCAAAGTTGGCTCCAACCAGTGAGTCACCAATTATCACAGGTTCTGCCGTTGGGCGCTTTTCTTCTGCTAACCGTGAACAAACTGGACACCTTGACTTGAATGTGGGTTGGAAAAACTTTGCACTTCTTACTAGCTTCAGCAGCCACTCTTTTGACGACCTTTTGATGGGTCGGCACGGTCCGCAAGAATACCTGCGCACTTTTTATGTGCAGCGCATTGACAGCATCGATAGAATTGTTACCAACGATAATCCACTTTTGCAGCGCCCCAATGCCTACTCGCAAATTAACTTGATGCAAAAAGTGCGCTGGCAACCGACCGAGAACTGGGATGCGCAGTATGCCTTTCACTTCTCTGAAACTTCTGAGTATGCCCGCTACGACCGCTTAATTGAAACCACTTCTGCCGGTGTGCCGCGCAGCGCCGTCTGGAACTACGGTCCGCAAAAGTGGGTGATGCATCACTTAAGCCTATCGCACTCGCAGCCGAATGCGCTCTATGATGCGCTTTCGCTCAGTCTTGCACTTCAATTTTTTGAGGAAAGTCGCATTGACCGCAATTTTAGCGGTAGCCAACGCTTCCGATTGCGCACGCAGCTCGAGGAAGTCACAGCCTACTCCATCAACCTTGACTTTTCTAAATCAATTGGAGACCATCAACTCTACTACGGCGTTGAAGCGGTCTTCAACCATGTGCGTTCTACAGGCACGGGGGTTGATATTCGCACCAATACACCTGTTGCGGTTGCAGATCGCTATCCCCAGTCGAATTGGTCGTCGCTTGCCGCCTACCTTAGCTACCAGTATCGCTTTTCAGAGCAGGTGTTGTTGCGCGGCGGTGTGCGTTACAATCAGTTTGCCAATGTGTCTGACTTTACGCGCAATCTTCCCTTCTTCCCGTTTGATTTTACCAGTGCATCGCTGAACAATGGAGCAATAATCGGCAGCCTTGGCGCCATCTTTACGCCTGGCGATGGTTGGACAGTTAGCCTTAATGCGTCATCAGGTTTTCGCGCGCCAAATGTTGATGACATTGGCAAAATCTTTGAGCAACCGCAGCGCACAGTGATTGTGCCAAATCCGAACTTGCGTGCCGAGTATGCTTACAATGCCGAACTTGGTCTGAGCAAATCATTTGGCGATTTTGCCAAAGTGGAGCTTTATGGCTACTACACGCTTCTGGAAGGTGCACTGGTGCGACGCGATTTTCAGGTCAATGGACGCGATAGCATTTTCTACGATGGCAGCTTGCAACGCGTGCAAGCTATTCAAAACGCAGCATTTGCACGCGTCTATGGCTTCAATGCATCAGTCGATGTGCAATTTCCGCTGGGCTTTCGCTTCTCCTCTCGCCTAAATTATCAGCTCGGCCGTGAAGAAATGGACGACGGACAGGTTAGCCCTTCACGGCACGCAGCGCCGCTTTTTGGTCTCTCTCGCCTTGCTTTTACGGCACAGAACTTGGACGCAGAATTTTATGCAATGTACAGTGGCGAGGTAAGCTTTGAGAACCTAAATGTAGAGGAGCGTGGAAAGCCACACATCTACGCCCGCGATGCCAGCGGCAATCCGTATTCTCCCAGCTGGCTTACGCTCAATTTCAAGGCACTTTATCGCTTCTCAGAGACGCTGAGCGTCAGTGCAGGCATTGAGAATCTTGCCGATGTGCGCTATCGCCCATACAGCTCAGGGTTAGTTGCACCCGGCAGAAATTTTATACTGTCGCTTCGAGCGGCTATTTAA